A part of Methanomassiliicoccales archaeon genomic DNA contains:
- a CDS encoding ABC transporter ATP-binding protein, translated as MDDTVFKLDNVSLTFNLIKRFSLISGSWASSKIINPGPIHALRSVTLTITKGHKIGIIGRNGAGKTSLLRLLAGVYEPTDGTIIINSNRVSLLTLGVGFDANASGLDNIYLGALLNGLTKKEIDKIVDSIIEFSELEEHIYYPFKTYSTGMKSRLAFSIAIHSKPEVLLLDEVLSVGDFEFQKKSWMKMQEFINTGNRTVIVTSHNLETIKQICDQVIWLDRGSVIKYGCPEEVISAYCNSSKKNAKI; from the coding sequence ATGGATGACACAGTCTTCAAATTGGATAATGTATCACTCACATTCAATTTAATAAAAAGATTTTCTTTAATATCTGGTTCATGGGCGTCTTCAAAAATAATCAACCCAGGACCTATTCATGCGTTAAGATCGGTAACGTTAACTATTACAAAAGGACATAAAATCGGTATAATTGGTAGAAATGGCGCCGGAAAAACATCATTATTACGACTTTTAGCAGGGGTTTATGAGCCGACTGACGGTACAATTATTATCAATTCTAATCGCGTTTCCTTACTAACTCTAGGAGTTGGATTTGATGCCAATGCGAGTGGATTAGATAATATTTATTTGGGAGCATTATTAAATGGTCTAACTAAAAAAGAAATTGATAAAATCGTAGACTCAATAATAGAATTTTCTGAGCTAGAAGAGCATATATATTATCCTTTTAAGACCTACTCAACAGGAATGAAATCAAGATTGGCGTTTTCTATCGCAATTCACTCAAAGCCCGAAGTATTATTATTGGACGAAGTTCTATCGGTGGGTGATTTTGAATTTCAAAAAAAATCATGGATGAAAATGCAGGAATTCATAAATACAGGAAATAGAACAGTGATTGTCACCTCACATAATTTGGAAACGATTAAACAAATTTGCGATCAAGTCATCTGGTTAGATAGAGGTTCTGTTATAAAATATGGTTGTCCTGAAGAAGTAATATCTGCTTATTGCAATAGTTCAAAGAAAAATGCTAAAATATAA
- a CDS encoding ABC transporter permease gives MYLGILWTFIDPIMFVLVLSFVYYIIFNRVTSENLVYLVIGLVIWRFFSSSLVQSTNSINVRMGIIEQVPIKKQLFPLIDLITSTITFLLSCILIFIFIFIFKFPITWHFIEFIPITIIFLIFMYGMGLILAHFGARIADFKLGITYINWLLFFTTPIFYNYNTLSSEIQTSLLLNPATIFIQSYRDCLMFGVSPDYFYLIIFGIIGLILLFIGNNLINNNDKRYVLMK, from the coding sequence ATGTATTTGGGAATATTATGGACGTTTATCGATCCAATAATGTTTGTATTGGTTTTATCATTTGTTTATTATATAATTTTTAATCGGGTAACATCAGAAAATCTTGTTTATTTGGTGATTGGGTTAGTGATTTGGAGATTCTTCTCATCATCTTTAGTTCAAAGTACGAATTCAATCAATGTTCGGATGGGTATTATTGAGCAAGTTCCGATAAAAAAACAACTTTTTCCACTAATTGATTTAATAACATCAACAATTACATTTTTATTAAGTTGCATTTTAATATTTATATTCATCTTTATATTTAAATTTCCAATAACATGGCATTTCATTGAATTTATTCCCATAACTATAATATTTTTAATCTTTATGTATGGCATGGGTCTTATTCTTGCCCATTTTGGGGCTAGGATAGCAGATTTTAAATTGGGTATAACATATATAAATTGGCTACTATTTTTTACAACACCAATTTTTTACAATTATAACACTCTCTCATCAGAGATTCAAACATCGTTATTGTTAAATCCAGCAACAATATTTATACAATCATATCGAGATTGCCTAATGTTCGGAGTTTCACCTGATTATTTCTATTTAATAATATTTGGAATTATTGGATTAATTCTATTATTTATTGGCAATAACTTGATAAATAATAACGATAAAAGATATGTTCTAATGAAATAG